A DNA window from Mastomys coucha isolate ucsf_1 unplaced genomic scaffold, UCSF_Mcou_1 pScaffold21, whole genome shotgun sequence contains the following coding sequences:
- the LOC116100615 gene encoding olfactory receptor 5V1-like, which yields MDIYNLTTVTQFILIGISDLPEVRYPLFVAFAIIYQITLLGNGFILLAIVTERKLQTPMYHLLANLSLLDIFCPSATVPKMLSNLLTKDHSISFVGCALQLYFLVALAGTEVFLLAVMAYDRYVAICFPLRYSLIMTKIRCVQLLFGTWVAGFLNSFIHTMSTFSLSFCKSNRVNQYYCDIPPVVALSCSSTYVAETLLLVIGSIFGVGAFLITLISYIYIVSTILKIQSTEGKRKAFSTCASHLLVVFLFYGTTIFTYIRPTSSQHSPGRDRLISMLYGVITPMLNPIIYSLRNTEVKGALRKVLHLRICSQKA from the coding sequence ATGGACATCTACAATCTTACCACAGTGACACAATTCATCCTCATAGGGATTTCTGACCTACCTGAAGTGCGCTATCCACTCTTTGTGGCATTCGCCATCATCTATCAGATCACTTTACTGGGAAATGGGTTCATCCTGTTGGCCATTGTGACTGAGAGAAAGCTTCAAACTCCCATGTATCACCTGTTGGCAAATCTGTCCTTGCTGGACATATTCTGCCCATCAGCTACTGTCCCCAAGATGCTCTCGAATCTCTTGACTAAGGACCACAGCATTTCCTTTGTTGGGTGTGCTTTACAGCTCTATTTCCTGGTGGCCCTTGCTGGAACTGAGGTTTTCCTGCTGGCTGTGATGgcttatgaccgctatgtggccatatGCTTCCCTCTGCGTTACTCCCTCATCATGACCAAGATTCGCTGTGTGCAGCTGTTGTTTGGGACTTGGGTAGCTGGGTTTCTGAACTCCTTCATCCACACAATGTCCACCTTTAGCCTGTCTTTTTGCAAATCTAATAGAGTTAATCAGTACTACTGTGATATTCCACCTGTGGTGGCCCTCTCATGCTCATCCACCTATGTGGCAGAAACGCTTCTTTTAGTGATAGGAAGTATCTTTGGAGTTGGTGCTTTTCTGATCACTTTGATATCCTACATATACATTGTCTCCACCATCCTAAAGATCCAGTCAACAGAAGGAAAGCGCAAAGCTTTCTCCACATGTGCTTCCCATCTTCTTGTAGTCTTCTTGTTCTATGGAACAACTATATTTACCTATATCCGTCCAACCTCCAGTCAACACTCTCCTGGCAGAGACAGACTCATCTCTATGTTGTATGGGGTCATTACTCCCATGTTAAACCCTATCATCTACAGCCTGAGAAACACAGAAGTCAAAGGAGCACTCAGAAAAGTTTTACATCTTAGGATATGTTCACAGAAAGCATGA